The sequence cttatcctccttaaacaaatacccatcatgcatgaagaatttatcttttggaccatgcaaacatgacgcatatatctcaccaaaatcaagatcactagtatataactctttcacatactcaaatcctaagaatttagaatctagagtagataaaagtacatacctgcgtgatagagcatccgctaccaTATTTTCCTTCActtgcttgtatttgataaTGTAGGGAATAGTTTTCACAAATGTCACCCACTTAGCATGCCTCTTGTTtagcttttgttgtcctttgagatgcttcaatgattcatgatccgtatgaatcacaaattccttTGGCTTCAAATAGTGTTGTCATGTCTCGAGTACCCTTACCAACGCATAAAACTCCTtatcgtaggtaggataattcaaggacgCCCCACTAAGCTTCTCATTGAAGTAAGCAATCGGTCgcccaccttgcatcaagacacctccaattcctacacctgacgcatcacattcaatttcaaaagtgttagtaaaatcaggtagtacaagtaaaggagcattaattaatttatgcttgacaatattaaaagacttctcttgctcctcgccccaatggaatggaacgttcttcttgatcactgcagtcataggtgccgccaaagtactgaaatctttcacaaatctcctatagaaacttgcaagaccatgaaaacttcgaacttgaccaatagaagtaggcgttggccaatctcgaattgcacttaccttgttctcatcaactctgacaccttgggaactcacaacaaaaccaagaaacacaagttcttttgtacaaaacacacacttcttcaagttagcatacaattgttcagcttttagtgtgattagcacaattttcaaatgttcgacatgctcatccaaatttttgctatataccaagatatcatcaaaatataccacaacaaattttccaatataagcacgcaacacatgattcatcaatctcataaaagtgctaggtgcattagttagtccaaagggcataaccaaccactcatacaagccgtatttggttttaaaagcagttttccactcatcaccttctctcatcctaatttgatggtaaccacttttaaatcaattttactaaagacgctagaaccatgcaactcatccaacatatcatctagtctaggaataggatgtctatacttgatggtaatattattaatggctctacaatcaacacacattctccatgacccgtctttcttaggaactaacaaaacaggcacatcacacggtgacatggactcacgcacaaaacctttatctaaaagttcacttacctgtctttgcatctcttttgtttccttcgggttgctcctatacgctggacggtttggcaacgcacttccgggcacaaaatcaatttgatgttcaatccccctcaaaggtggtaatccttgaggcaaatcctccggaaataaatcttcaaattcctgcaaaagagaaacaacattgctcggaagatttccggctatatcacttgtgttaaggagaaactccttatagaaaatcaacacaagtggagtatgctcatgtaaaatctctcgcaactcactcttttgggccataaatatttttttatcggcctctttcctctcaattttttttttcaactttttttctctcaatatttttttctaaggtcatctcacttttttgttcactctttttttcggcctcttctttctttttctttttcaaatggtcctccaaaacttgctttggagtcatcggtaacaatacaataggctcctttttcaaggtaaaagaataacgatttttaaaaccgtcatgtattacctttctatcaaattgccatggcctacccaacaaaatatgacaagcttgcataggcaccacatcacacaacacttcatctacatATTTACCAATGAAAAACGGTACTACCACCTGCTTATGCACTCTCACCTCCAagctatcattaaaccactgcaatttataaggttgaggatgctttataacaggcaaactcaacttttccaccagctcataactcgctacattagtgcaacttccactatcaataataacactacatactttgttattcacaaaacatctagtatggaataaattctccctttgagtttcttcctcctccttttgttgtacattcaacactctcctggtcactagcaattctccaaccaccgcatcatatccctcttcatcaggatcctccaacgcaggcatactatcatatttctcatcctcactctccgactcaatctcaccaccagcattcataatcataattttttttattaggacactgactggcaatatgaccaagtccttgacatctaaaacatttaatatccctagaacgagtattagtagtttcaggtgtacctttacccacttgttttggtgcctccaatttggtgtcaaattttggcttggacaccgacttgttgtcctcccgttttgcaacgCTTGGACGCCAAGGAGTTGATGATCCTCCACCGGTAGGAAgtcgaccagctcctctcctcttgagctgctgctccaccttcatggctgtctacaccatctcatccaaatcaaaacagtggcgaagctccacttgatttggatttctctattcagaccgcacaaaaatctggccattgtagcttcattatcctcctcaatgttggcccggatcatcatggtttccaactccttgtagtaatcctccacgcttcttggaccttggttcagagtttgtaatcgcctgtacatgtcacgataataatagttaggcacaaaccgcttcttcatgacacgcttcatctcctcccacgtctcaataggcggctctccacaccttcttctagtggtcactaattgatcccaccagattaacgtatagtctacaaactcaaccactgccaacctcactttcttaaggtcagaatagtgatgacaatcaaacacaaactccacacgcttctcccattccaaatacgcctccgggtcagacttcccatgaaacactgaaattttcatcttaatactactaatatttccatcctccttACTGCACTTCGTATGTTTTCCTCGTACTGCTTCTCGCCTACGTCTAACCTCATGTACTCTTCTCTctccatcccaattctcatcaaaactctcctcatctccttcaaaattattccccttcctatctttatttttttttccactactactactctcctccaatctactcatccgctcatgaagaggttccaactccgacctcatAACCCTAGTAAATTTACCCATCAAcgcatccatttgaaccttggaaattccttggttcacactttcactagcatctttattaggattcatggtacctgcaagaaaaaggttagtagtaaaatttctcacacaagttctcacagatcactccaaacgaatcactccaacactctttttctttccactcaatttatgtaggcttttgctttgtgtaaaagtgaatcaaactctcaagttcataacttttagacgcttgaagatcgactctcgaagatcgacaaaacaagaagaagaaatttatgaagattgaaataaaCTTGGCACCCAAGactcacaagacacaagaaatttggaccacaagttattttgctttcttttttttttttgacaatttcggtctcttttttttttttttttgaccgaatattttttttttcgaattttctctttttttttttgaatttataacttgtagcacaagacacaagacttggataacaagtttgaaataTTGGCACAGAAATTTGAGATGAGagagatgaagaacgaagaacaagaaaagatgaacgaagaacgaagaaagaatatagattaaagaaggatacgacttacttgaatcaaaaccttaagctttgataccaaatgatatgaatattatgtatgaaaggcaacacgatttcaacgaatcgcacctcaattcgataacaaaagaattcaataatgttgtcccgactttgaaacaagtaacagattttggaatctccacctctagttgaacctgtaactagcaacagagaattcacgatagaaaacaatcaaagattcaattagaccttcaaaggaacctatctttgacaacccaattgaaaatcgattgacaaacgccacaaagctatgaaactttgataagtttgattttgggtaaagcaaaagctttgataaaattctaaagagaattttatattgaataatcaataatctgaaaatcttagttatcattaaaataatgaatgttgtagtatttatattacaacccaaaatattgaaagataacgcaaaataaatcaaaaagatatcaaagatatctcctaaagtttcctagtaggaataaaagacctaaaataaacaaagtaaatccaaaatattaaaaatcccgaacacacacacaaacacctttggtGCATATAAAAGgacatggcgcgggcgcgctagagagaggcacgggcgcgctagagagaggcgcgggcgcgccgagagctcgcaaaacatcatcaatttggcatccgtaagcgcgggcgcgcttctttgtcgcaaaataatggcgcgggcgcgccttggcttcgagcaGGGTCTTCAATGTCTTCACCTTCTTGAcctcttttgacctcaataagattataacgccctccaaattgaatatcaagaaatccaacgccctcttgtgtcttcaacaacaaagattgaagtgcttccttaaacttctgagctcggcctctcgtaactggtcctcgtggtatctccaacggatccttagtcacttgatcagcatgcgagccatccatgatcgtatcaacatactcatgcaacacatataatatatatcatgctggccatctcaaTCCGTACTTACGTACCGTAGTTGActaaattgatttattaaattttaaaaattatattagtcATGCCTCAAATTTCTAATCACGgctgaaataataataataataataataataataacaatcatTTGATAtgtatcatattttattaaataattaaaaattattataataattagtTAACCCCTAACCCACTCGATTGAGTTGAGTTGAGGATTCTCAGCCCGTCGAGATGGTGGTCGGCCTACCCTCGATCCGTCAAGCGGGACGAGACGGGCCGACCCACAAAAAATCTATCGTTGTTTGGTGgctataaattataattttttttatttaagtcatatattttttgtatatgttgaaaaattatttaacaACTTATCAAATGATTGTATCATATGATTATtattgatgataaaataaatttttactcATTTTTAATTGATATAAAACGAAACTAACAATTGGTTTGGTGTAGTATTGGATCATGAGACAATTGACAAATTGAACgtgtaaaaaataaaagaaaaaattttcgGACGGTTGTGCTCtctttaaacaaaatttttgggttcgtgctttccaaaaataaaaaatttatttcttatgtgtaaaatttattttttctttatatgtatatatatacatatatatatgattatttagGAATTCAAACTTTGTTAAAAATGGTATTTTAATCGTATATGagcttattttaatttatttttgttgttaaaaatagataattttgtattttaatattttattaaatgttgttTGTTTTTTATAATTGAACATTGataaatatagatatatatatatataataaaaaataaaatagggaTATTTGAGGAAACAGACTAGGtcaaacattttttaaaaaaaaaaaataacttctCCAAGTTTATTTGAAATACATTACAGGAGgtcattttctttaaaaaatattgaccGATGTTAGATAATAATTAAACTTGGCATATCGTACGTTTGAGGGTATTATGTTATCTAACATCggtcaaacattttttttaaaaaaaatgacctTTTGTAGTGTAATTCAAATCACTGGGGaatgtcattttttaaaaaaaaaatatttaactgaGTCCATTTCCCCAAATATCTCGTACGTTTGCCAACAAAAATATTGCAACAATCGTAAAAGTCAATTTTAAGTCATATTTGTGATATATATTGAAAAATGATTTAACAACTTAACAAATGATTGTATCATGAATATTattgatgataaaataatttttccatcAATTTTTAGTTGATATACAACGGATCTTAACAATTCGGTTGCTGTAATAATTTGACTCAATTTGGTCTATTTTGAATACTTCTAATTGATATATCTCTGTCACCGTGAGAGATGGAGAAAAgtgttattattttaattatctaTACTTATTTATTAAGTGAGAAGGCCTTAGAGAAGCCAACTTAGTCTCTTGGTATAActttaatttgaatttcaaattattaaaaaaaatggtgggaaataaactaaaacaatatTAATTCATGGTCTTTTAACTATTCCTCGTAGCTAGACTTATGACTAATATTTAATCCAAGAAATATTCATTTTTTGTTCccataaatttattaattttttttaaaaaaattaattttaataaaaaaaatcaaaattttcgtCACACACACAATGGGTGTACAAATATGCTAGTTATTATTATGTCGGCGTGATTAACAATTTGAGTgactaatattatttttttttaacattaaTAAATCAATCAAGTCACACCACTTTGAGTGGCGTgacttggttttttaaaaaaaaataaaaaatgaagacACGCCATTTTTTTTAGCGTGATTAGGATTTTTTCATGCCTATACACACGGCGTGTTACGGTAGAAAAATAACCTATCCATTTTTACcttaaattcaaattttatttttatttttaaagtaaacTGTGAAAAAACCccatgcatgcacttaaaaagGAAAGATTTtgacacacacaaaaaaaaaaaaaaaaaaaaaaaaaaaaaaaaaactatcctACATTTTTCTGATATCAGGCACATCCACCGGATACATATGGATTCTGTCACTCCATGCATTGCTTTCATCTCTCCCAATATCACTGCGAACACATTTCCACACCGCACTGTTACACTTGAATCCACTCCCAAATGCAAGCTGCCACACCCTCTCCCCCTTCCTTATCCTCCCTTTAGCTTCCATATAGCTTAGTTCATACCAAATCGACGAAGAAGAAGTGTTACCGAATCTGTACAGAGTCATCTTGGAAGCCTCGACGTCTTCGGTCTTCAGCTTCAGCCTCTTCTCAATCGCCAGAATCACAGCTTTCCCCCCAGTATGTATGCAGAAATGCTCGAAAGCTTGTCTGAAATCCGGCACATAAAGCCGACTCTTGTCCAAAACCTTCATCTTTTGCAGAAACAGAAACATAACATAATGAAGTTGTTGCGAAAACGGCAATACCTTAGGCCCCAACATGGCCATGTTTGCCTTCATTGCTTCTCCTGCCACGCTTAATATGTTCCTGGAAATAGATATTCCGGTTTTATTGGCTTCGTCTTCTTGTTGATGGATACATGCATAAGATATATCATCTCTAGCTATACTTGTACGGACTAGGTGTTGCAACGTATATTTTGCTTTCTTTCTGTCTTGGCATCTGCTAGACATTAATATAGCGGCACCCCCCATTCTGAACAAGCAATTGGAAAGCAGCATGGAACGATTCGTGCCGGTGTACCAATTCATGCTCATGAACTCTGTGCTGAGAATGAGGGCCAATGAGTTCCTGTGAACCCTTAAAAGATCTCTTGCAAGACCTATAGATATGATTCCAGCACTGCATCCCATTCCAGAAAGGTTGAAGCTTATGATATTGCTTCTCATTTTGAACTTGTTTACGACCATTGCTGTGAGTGATGGGGTTGCGGAAAACGTGCTGGAATTTACTATCAAAATGTCTATTGCTTTCGGACGTATGCTGCATTTGTCCAAGAGTTCCCTTACAAGAGAAAAGATCACCGTTTTCGCCTCATCTTTGTTGAACGAAAGGGACTTGGTGATGGGAACCCGGAACAAGGATGGAGCGATAGACGTTTCGTCGCTGAAGCCTGATTTTTCTAGAACCTTGATCTGGAATGCCACACTATCATCATCAAACTGGTCGTCCTGCTCGATATACTCCGCATATAATGACATCGGTGTACGACAAGAGTAGGGGGGCTTGTAGCAAGTGTAATCCAGCAAATACATCACTTTTTTCTTCCCGAATATGTGATATAATAAGGCCACAACCAAGATAAAGCACACCCCTGTCCAtatatgattattttttatagCAAGATGATCACAATGAGAAGTATTGTTTGTTGAAGATACTGCCATTTGAAAGATGGGTTTTGAATTGTGTTTAATATGATTTTCTTCGAGTTATAAATTTGTTAGGTAGGCGTGTAAATGGAGGGACAAGCACTCAGCTTGTGCTTGTTCAAGGAGATTTTCTACACGGAAAGGGAATTCTGTTGTGGAGTCATGTTCTGCGTTCGTCTCAACTCAAATATCATTTTTCTATCCGACAAGTAAAGGAAAATTTGCAGTTTTAGTACTGTAAAATTAATCtgttttttgttttagtttaataattttcaaattaattggtCTTAGTTTcttaatttggaattttttttgagTTTTGGTGTTTTTTCATCGAAAGTCACTAAATCAATTGAATAGTATTTATAAGACTcgtgtgattagaattaagctTATATGACACATattaaaatatacataataaaaatataacaaaattaacAACAAGTTTTCCCCTGATTTGTGAATAGTGATCttgtttttctttattttttccttttattttcgcgtaattgatttaatttgtgTAACATATGGTTAATTTTGCCAAATGAGTCATGTAGGAGTGTATCAGTATCAAATAAGTAATACTCGATTGATTTAGTGACTTCAAATGAGAAAAAAGAccaaaactcaaaaaaaaaaaaaaaactaactcACTGGATTAAGACCAAACTTTGAAAAGTCTATGACTAAAACAAAAATCGGACCAACTTATTGGACTAACATTACAGTTTTTCCCGCAATTAATCCCACCCTTGTGTAATAAAGTTAGAGTTAATTTGCATATGTGAAATCACCACAACactaaaaaaatatcatgaaaaataaGGTAGATATACCAACTCTTGGTATTTTCAAATCTTGAGTACGTAGACACAACACATTGTTTTCAAATCTTGGGTACACCACAATGTTTCCCGTATGTATTTTCAGGGGCAAGCGTGctctgaaatttgaaaatacgAGATCTGCTAGTCATGAAGTTCAATTTTAAGCAAtattgtggattttattgggGTAGGAATTACTTAATTACCGCATAAAATCAGAATAATTgggaattttttgttttatgcgATGATAATTTgggtgaaatttaatatttataattgtacGAAAATATACGTTTTTATTGACATTACACAAATGAGCAGTAATGTGTTTAATTTCCAAGACACAAGTAGTAAAGTTTTCCTAACTTGGGTCTTCGCACTATATTAATTGCAACGGTTTTTCTCAAATCGTCGCATTTATTGCAACAGTTTGTACCCTTGCAGAAATTTTCCAGGGTTTATTAAAATCGTTGCAAAATTGTTGCtaccactacaacaaaaatgctgAAAAACTACAGTGAAAAAACGTAGTTAATTGAGGGTTTAAAACCGTAGTTAATAGCCATGTAGTTAAAAGTGCGGTCATAGACTACGATTAAAAACCGTAGTCTTTAACAACAAAAACCGTAGTCTTTAACAACAAAAAACCGTAGTCTTTTGTTGTTATAGACTATGGTAAAAAACCGTAGTCTTTTGTCGTTAAAGACTACGGTTTTTAACCGTAGTCTTTTCTATCACACTTTTAACTACATAGCCTTTAACAACTGTTTTAAAGACCCCTTtcacaacggtttttcacccttgtttttttttatgtataaaacaaaaaaaaaatacaattttcagTATTATAAATtcctcaaaatttgaaaataaaatttaatataaaatttttcagTATTGTCAGTTactcaaaattgaaaatttgaatcCTAATTTCATACACACTAAAAAATAGATTAAAAAATGGTCCT comes from Henckelia pumila isolate YLH828 chromosome 4, ASM3356847v2, whole genome shotgun sequence and encodes:
- the LOC140867098 gene encoding probable 3-ketoacyl-CoA synthase 21 → MAVSSTNNTSHCDHLAIKNNHIWTGVCFILVVALLYHIFGKKKVMYLLDYTCYKPPYSCRTPMSLYAEYIEQDDQFDDDSVAFQIKVLEKSGFSDETSIAPSLFRVPITKSLSFNKDEAKTVIFSLVRELLDKCSIRPKAIDILIVNSSTFSATPSLTAMVVNKFKMRSNIISFNLSGMGCSAGIISIGLARDLLRVHRNSLALILSTEFMSMNWYTGTNRSMLLSNCLFRMGGAAILMSSRCQDRKKAKYTLQHLVRTSIARDDISYACIHQQEDEANKTGISISRNILSVAGEAMKANMAMLGPKVLPFSQQLHYVMFLFLQKMKVLDKSRLYVPDFRQAFEHFCIHTGGKAVILAIEKRLKLKTEDVEASKMTLYRFGNTSSSSIWYELSYMEAKGRIRKGERVWQLAFGSGFKCNSAVWKCVRSDIGRDESNAWSDRIHMYPVDVPDIRKM